In one Brienomyrus brachyistius isolate T26 chromosome 5, BBRACH_0.4, whole genome shotgun sequence genomic region, the following are encoded:
- the nomo gene encoding nodal modulator 1, with the protein MWILVCCISFLLAVCRADDIVVGCGGFVKSDVEINYSLIEIKLYTKQGSLKYQTDCAPINGYFMIPLYDKGDFVLKIEPPVGWSFEPTSVDLHVDGTNDICTKGEDINFVFTGFSVSGTVLSKGHQQGPAGVEVSLRKEGAEGSLQTVLTQQGGKYTFFKVLPGSYDITASHPSWTLEKSSTSVWVSNANAPAALPLVVGGYDVSGEVRSDGEPMKEVTFLLFSATVRKEDITGCNSAPVEGSLPDADALSFLCSVVSREDGTFTFPSLASGEYTVVPYYRGERITFDVAPSRMVFRVEHDSLQLEPIFRVMGFSVTGRVLNRPEGEGVPSATVTLNNQIKVVTKEDGSFRLENMTAGTYTIRAHKELMFFHPITVKIAPNTPQLPDIITTGFSVCGQISISRLPEGLKQQGRYRVTLTPRGQDKGSSRAVESDQQGEFCFQAKPGDYSVQVSLPEAEVKAGLDLQPQALDISLVDQPLSNLLFTQFMASVSGKVSCLAACGDLTVTLQPVSRPGDRVNVQLSGRDDSLTFSFVDVLPGKYKLSISHEEWCWKHKSMEVEVQQADVLGVEFRQTGYMLRCALSHAITLEFFQDGSKPENVGVYNLTKGVNRFCLSKPGVYKVTPRSCHQFEQDYYTYDTSAPSILTLTAVRHHMTGLITTDKIMDVTVTIKSSIESEPALVLGPLRSLQEQRQEQQLLEIELRRQERERRGEEDPGAKESPPVQERAEELRGPFHYEFSYWARAGEKVTVTPSSKELLFYPPEVEATITGEGCPGRLVDIMGRAGLFLEGQVSPGLEDVEISISERGSHTPLITVLTNERGAYSVGPLHSNLQYDVSARKEGFVLTAVEGTQGDFKAFALAGVTFEIKSEDGQPLSGVLLSLSGAQFRSNLLTQDTGLLTFNNLSPGQYYYKPMMKEYRFEPASQMIEVEEGQMLSIAIAGFKTAYSCYGAVLSLSGDAEQGVAVEAVGQGECSLYSEDTVTDEEGRFRLRGLLPGCRYLIQLRAEGNDHIERALPQHRPIQVGSSDIEGIHIIAFRQINQFDLSGNILTSPEHLSSLSVKLFKSDNLDNPIQTVTLGQSLFFHFRPLLRDGESYVLMLHTTLPSTQYDYMLAQVSFTSSGYHKHVTLTFNPMRRVPDQDVAQGSYIALPLTLLLLLAAYNHEKVIPLLIQLVSRMQGVRGLAQAGGDGAALDEAKRQAKRQKTRRT; encoded by the exons ATGTGGATCTTAGTATGCTGCATTAGCTTTTTACTCGCTGTTTGCAGGGCGGACGACATCGTGGTGGGCTGTGGGGGATTTGTCAAGTCGGACGTGGAGATTAATTACTCACTTATTGAG ATTAAGTTGTACACCAAGCAAGGATCCTTAAAATACCAGACGGACTGTGCACCGATAAACGGATACTTTATGATCCCTCTCTATGACAAG GGAGATTTTGTGTTGAAGATTGAGCCACCCGTGGGATGGAGCTTTG AGCCTACTAGCGTGGATCTCCACGTAGATGGAACCAATGACATCTGCACCAAAGGAGAAGATATTAACTTCGTTTTCACAGGCTTCTCCGTGTCGGGAACG GTGTTAAGCAAAGGGCACCAGCAGGGTCCTGCGGGGGTGGAGGTGAGCCTGCGTAAGGAAGGAGCCGAGGGCAGCCTGCAGACTGTCCTTACACAGCAGGGAGGAAA GTACACCTTCTTCAAAGTACTGCCTGGCAGTTATGACATCACTGCATCCCATCCATCCTGGACTTTAGAGAAG AGCAGTACTTCAGTGTGGGTCTCCAACGCCAACGCTCCAGCCGCACTGCCCCTGGTGGTGGGAGGCTATGATGTTTCAGGGGAAGTGCGTAGTGATGGGGAGCCCATGAAGGAGGTCACCTTCTTGCTCTTCTCAGCCACAGTCAGGAAGGAG GACATCACTGGGTGCAACAGCGCCCCCGTGGAAGGCTCTCTGCCCGATGCTGACGCCCTCTCCTTCCTGTGCAGCGTTGTCTCTCGGGAGGACGGCACGTTCACCTTCCCCTCGTTGGCCAGCGGGGAATACACCGTG GTTCCTTACTACAGAGGAGAGAGGATCACCTTCGACGTGGCTCCCTCTCGCATGGTCTTCAGAGTGGAGCATGACAGCCTGCAGCTAGAG CCGATCTTCCGTGTGATGGGCTTCTCCGTGACCGGCAGGGTGCTGAACCGGCCCGAGGGGGAGGGCGTGCCCAGCGCCACGGTGACTCTCAACAACCAGATCAAGG TGGTAACCAAGGAAGACGGATCCTTCCGCTTGGAGAACATGACGGCGGGTACCTACACCATCCGCGCCCACAAGGAGCTCATGTTCTTCCACCCCATCACCGTGAAGATCGCCCCCAACACACCCCAGCTTCCCGACATCATTACTACTGG GTTCAGCGTATGCGGTCAGATCTCCATCAGCCGGCTTCCCGAAGGCCTGAAACAGCAGGGCCGGTACCGAGTGACTCTCACGCCTCGCGGGCAGGACAAGGGTTCCAGCCGTGCTGTCGAGtctgaccagcagggggagttCTGCTTCCAGGCAAAACCTGGGGACTACAGTGTTCAG GTCTCTCTCCCCGAGGCCGAGGTGAAAGCCGGCCTGGACCTGCAGCCTCAGGCGCTTGACATCTCGCTTGTCGACCAGCCTTTGTCCAATCTTCTCTTCACCCAGTTCATGGCCTCCGTTTCCGGCAAGGTCTCCTGCCTGG CGGCCTGTGGGGACCTGACGGTGACCCTGCAGCCTGTGAGCCGTCCTGGTGACAGGGTGAACGTGCAGCTCTCCGGGAGGGACGACTCGCTCACCTTCTCCTTCGTCGACGTCCTTCCCGGCAAATACAAAT TGAGTATCTCCCACGAGGAGTGGTGTTGGAAGCACAAGTCCATGGAGGTGGAGGTGCAGCAGGCCGACGTGCTTGGGGTGGAGTTCCGGCAGACGGGCTACATGCTGCGCTGCGCCCTGTCGCACGCCATCACGCTG GAGTTCTTCCAGGATGGCAGCAAGCCTGAGAACGTGGGTGTCTATAACCTTACAAAGGGGGTCAACCGTTTCTGCCTCTCCAAACCAG GCGTGTACAAGGTGACGCCTCGTTCCTGCCACCAGTTTGAGCAAGATTATTATACATATGACAC CTCTGCCCCCAGCATCCTGACACTGACAGCAGTCAGACACCACATGACTGGCCTCATCACCACAGACAAGATCATGGACGTCACCGTCACCATCAA ATCGTCCATCGAGAGCGAGCCGGCTCTGGTGCTGGGGCCCCTGAGGTCCCTACAGGAGCAGCGGCaggagcagcagctgctggagatTGAGCTACGGAGGCAGGAGAGGGAGCGACGCGGGGAGGAGGACCCCGGTGCCAAGGAGAGCCCCCCGGTGCAGGAGCGGGCGGAGGAGCTGCGTGGGCCCTTCCACTATGAGTTCTCCTACTGGGCCAG GGCTGGGGAGAAGGTCACTGTGACCCCATCATCCAAGGAGCTGCTATTCTACCCCCCCGAAGTGGAAGCCACCATCACAGGCG AGGGATGCCCGGGCCGGCTGGTGGACATAATGGGGAGGGCCGGCCTCTTCCTGGAGGGTCAGGTGTCTCCAGGGCTGGAAGACGTGGAGATATCCATCAGCGAGAGAGGATCCCACACTCCGCTAATCACCGTCCTCACTAATGAAAGGGGAGCCTACAG CGTGGGCCCCCTGCACAGTAACCTGCAGTATGACGTCAGCGCTCGCAAGGAAGGCTTCGTGCTGACGGCCGTTGAGGGGACGCAGGGCGACTTCAAGGCCTTCGCCCTGGCGGGAGTCACTTTCGAG ATCAAGTCGGAAGACGGGCAGCCTCTATCCGGGGTGCTGCTCTCCCTCAGTGGGGCGCAGTTCCGTTCCAACCTCCTCACCCAGGACACCGGCCTTCTCACGTTCAACAACCTG AGCCCCGGCCAGTATTACTACAAGCCCATGATGAAGGAGTACCGCTTCGAGCCAGCGTCCCAGATGAtcgaggtggaggagggccAGATGCTGAGCATCGCCATCGCCGGCTTCAAAACCGCGTACAG CTGCTATGGTGCAGTGCTGTCCCTGAGCGGAGATGCAGAGCAGGGCGTGGCGGTGGAGGCCGTGGGGCAGGGCGAATGCAGCCTGTACAGCGAGGACACCGTCACCGACGAGGAGGGCCGCTTCAGACTGCGCGGCCTGCTG CCGGGGTGCAGGTATCTCATCCAGCTGAGGGCCGAAGGCAACGACCACATCGAGAGAGCCCTGCCTCAGCACAGGCCCATACAG GTCGGGAGCAGCGACATCGAAGGCATCCACATCATCGCTTTCCGGCAGATTAATCAGTTTGACCTGAGTGGTAACATCCTGACCTCCCCAGAGCACCTGTCCTCCCTCTCT GTAAAGCTGTTCAAGAGTGACAATCTGGACAATCCCATCCAGACAGTGACCCTGGGCCAGTCGCTGTTCTTCCATTTCCGCCCTCTCCTCCGGGATGGAGAG AGCTACGTGCTGATGCTGCACACCACCCTGCCCAGCACTCAGTACGACTACATGCTGGCCCAGGTCTCCTTCACCTCCAGTGGATACCACAAGCACGTCACGTTGACCTTTAACCCCATG CGCCGAGTGCCTGACCAAGATGTCGCCCAGGGCTCCTATATCGCGCTGCCCCTgacgctgctgctgctgctggcggCGTACAACCACGAGAAg gtgatTCCACTGCTGATACAATTGGTGAGCCGGATGCAAGGGGTGCGGGGGCTGGCCCAGGCTGGCGGGGATGGTGCCGCCCTGGATGAAGCCAAGCGGCAGGCAAAGAGGCAGAAGACCAGGCGTACCTGA
- the LOC125741726 gene encoding transmembrane channel-like protein 7, with product MDHNDSVFFMGPSGPASNLLLDQLPSYQSLLYRRKSSVSGSSRRRNSQRTRLGSSSSWKLKGERMEERPKVAPLQRPARELPLSMVEKRRHKERHMEKEKELVGWEQWWQGTRHSLKRLREEAGHLLMALQLWRTDIHVIEGMFGTGIRSYFSFLRFLVLLNFVIFLLIFGFVMLPIIAVPHASGNITSNLGDGLTCSDYPSTSRQGLVVFHQYISDLLSGTGFLEETYLFYGYYKVDGINYPKFTYNLPLAYILITVAYLFLSLIWIVKRSAAGFKQNLIQDEELFQSFCNKIFAGWDFCITNANAARLKRSSLSYELKTDLEEERIKQKIAGRTRKEKCRIYTIRLALNMFVVSVLAACFYSIYRATIYSQESQMKSQIFILELLSEYLPSIVITLANFITPLIFSIIIQYEDYSPAFEIRFTLIRCVFMRLASIGVLLFSLWSQITCKDSSCPCGYNHELYPCWESRVGQEMYKLMIFDFLIIGAVTLFVEFPRKLIVTHCEYGLVKWWGQQEFAIPQNVLEMVYGQTICWIGTFYCPLLPAISTIKYFIIFYIKKLTLIHNCRPATRPFRASSSNFFFLGVLLIGLAMASVPIIASIAQISCSQACGPFVGYKTSWEVVPRSVMQLPNGINGILNSLASEAFAVCFFVITCMGMFYVIALAGAHKRVVHQLREQLAMEARDKRFLIEKLLQAQRSVARSRGGTSSSSSGLHGPQSSSSQGLCLVEPPVSATNV from the exons ATGGATCATAACGACTCGG TTTTCTTCATGGGCCCGAGCGGTCCTGCCAGTAACCTGCTGCTGGACCAGCTGCCCAGCTACCAGTCCCTGCTGTACCGCCGGAAGTCATCCGTCTCCGGCAGCTCGAGAAGGCGGAACAGCCAGCGCACGCGATTAGGCTCATCTTCCAGCTGGAAACTTAAAGGAGAGAGAATGGAAGAGAGGCCCAAGGTGGCACCACTGCAGAGACCTGCCCGCGAACTGCCGCTCTCCATGGTGGAGAAACGCAGGCACAA gGAGCGGCACatggagaaggagaaggagcTGGTTGGCTGGGAGCAGTGGTGGCAGGGGACTCGGCACTCTCTCAAGAGGCTGAGGGAGGAAGCTGGGCATCTGCTGATGGCCCTTCAGCTCTGGAGGACCGACATCCACGTGATAGAGG GGATGTTCGGCACGGGGATCCGCTCTTACTTCTCCTTCCTGCGGTTTCTGGTCCTGCTCAACTTTGTCATTTTCCTGTTGATTTTTGGCTTCGTCATGCTGCCCATAATCGCCGTGCCCCACGCCTCGGGAAACATCACCTCCAACCTGGGCGATG GACTGACATGTAGCGATTATCCCAGCACCTCCAGGCAGGGCCTGGTTGTGTTTCACCAGTACATCTCAGACCTCCTGTCTGGCACA GGGTTCTTGGAAGAAACATACCTGTTTTATGGGTACTACAAGGTGGACGGCATTAATTACCCTAAATTCACTTACAACCTTCCTCTGGCCTACATCCTTATCACCGTGGCTTACCTGTTTCTGAGCCTCATATGGATTGTAAAAAG ATCTGCAGCTGGCTTTAAGCAAAACCTCATCCAGGATGAAGAACTCTTCCAGAGCTTCTGCAACAAGATCTTCGCGGGCTGGGACTTCTGCATCACCAACGCGAACGCAGCCAGGTTAAAGAGGAGCAGCCTGAGCTATGAGCTAAAG ACGGACCTGGAGGAGGAGAGGATAAAGCAGAAGATAGCGGGGCGCACGCGCAAGGAGAAGTGCCGGATCTACACAATACGGTTGGCCCTCAACATGTTTGTGGTGTCCGTGCTGGCTGCCTGCTTCTACAGCATCTACAGGGCCACCATCTACTCCCAGGAATCCCAG ATGAAAAGCCAAATCTTCATACTGGAATTGCTCTCTGAGTACCTCCCCTCCATCGTGATCACCCTGGCCAACTTCATCACTCCGCTCATCTTCTCGATCATCATCCAGTATGAGGACTACTCCCCTGCCTTTGAGATCCGCTTCACGCTCATAAG GTGCGTGTTCATGCGTCTGGCCAGTATTGGAGTGCTGCTCTTCTCCCTCTGGTCCCAGATAACCTGTAAGGACAGCAGCTGTCCCTGTGGGTACAACCACGAGCTCTATCCA TGCTGGGAGTCTCGCGTAGGGCAGGAGATGTACAAGCTCATGATATTCGATTTCCTCATCATCGGCGCCGTCACTCTCTTTGTGGAGTTCCCCAGGAA GCTCATTGTCACTCACTGTGAATACGGCCTGGTCAAGTGGTGGGGGCAGCAGGAGTTCGCCATTCCCCAGAATGTTCTGGAGATGGTCTATGGGCAGACCATCTGCTGGATTGGCACCTTCTACTGCCCTCTGCTGCCCGCCATCAGCACCATCAAGTACTTCATCATTTTCTACATCAAGAAG CTGACCTTAATACACAACTGCCGGCCAGCTACCCGCCCCTTCCGCGCCTCCAGCTCTAACTTCTTCTTCCTGGGGGTGCTGCTGATCGGCCTCGCCATGGCCTCCGTCCCCATTATCGCCAGCATCGCACA GATCAGCTGCTCGCAGGCATGTGGGCCCTTTGTCGGCTACAAGACCTCCTGGGAGGTGGTACCCCGTAGCGTAATGCAGCTGCCCAATGGAATAAATGGCATATTGAATAGCCTCGCCTCGGAGGCCTTTGCGGTGTGCTTCTTCGTCATTACCTG CATGGGCATGTTTTATGTCATCGCGCTGGCAGGAGCTCACAAGCGTGTGGTGCACCAGCTCCGGGAGCAGCTCGCCATG GAGGCTCGGGACAAGCGCTTCCTGATCGAGAAGCTACTGCAGGCACAGAGATCAGTGGCAAGGTCCCGAGGGGGGACGTCTTCGAGCAGCTCGGGTCTACACGGCCCTCAGAGCAGCTCCTCCCAGGGGCTCTGCCTCGTCGAGCCACCCGTCTCTGCGACCAACGTGTAA